The Arachis ipaensis cultivar K30076 chromosome B07, Araip1.1, whole genome shotgun sequence genomic interval TTCTGAACATAGATAACACTGATGATTGCATAAAGTACATTGTGTGTAAGCATGGGAGGCCCGATTTTACGTGGACCGTTGATTTTCGTCAAGAAGAAATGATCTTCATGTGTACCTGTTTACGAATGGAGTCATTTGGTATTCCCTGCGAACATATTGTGAAAATTTTGGTTGACAGAGACATCCGTGAGATTCCCCGGTCATTGGTATTGGATAGATGAACAAAAAAGATTAAATCTGCACTCAATGATCCAAGTAGGTTCACCAGGGATGCTGTTGTTATTAGTCGTCAAAGTGCTTTGGTGGAATTTTCTAAACAACTGGCTGCTATTGCTGCTAAAGTACCAGAGAGATATGAAGAGACACGTGATTTAATTATGGGATTGTTCTCATCTTACAAGGCTGCAGACGAAGGAGATAATCAACCTCACTCAGGTGTAGCTAGAAGTAGCAATCCGTATGTGCATCCAACCACTGGAGGCTCAGGACAGCCATCTAAGAAGAAGAAGCGGCAACATTGTAGTGTTTGTCAAATGGAAGGACATAAGAAGACAACATGTCCTTGGCAAAAGGACATTGACAACAACGTGATAGAAAATGAAGCAATCGGTTCGGACGATGGCGAAATGTGTACCGAAGCAACGGCTGAGTTAGATAGTGATAGTTAGCAACCTCCATAGATTTTAatgtttttggaaagaaaatcagTTCAGtatttgtattttttctttttcactataTTGATGAGATTTTATACATTCTTCCAATAGTCGTGCTTATGCTTTCTAGGTGTAATgagattttattaatattttttgtcTATTTAGAATTATCGTAATTAGTATTCAATTGTTGTTTAGTGCTGCCGTGCTGGCtacttatatatattaattatttgatgactcataatcaaaattttaaaaaccggaccggaccttCCAGTCGATTCCGGTTCAATTGGGAACCAGTAATGTAAGCGATCCGATCCTTCATTTATAACCGTGCAAAAGCAAAGGAACCCTAACCCTATTTTGTCGCCGCCGTATCCAGATCCTCCGCGTCGCCGCCGTCTTCAGTTCCAAGGAACCCTAACCCTAGGCATATCCATTTTGTGCTCACCCGTGCACATGGTGGTGTTCATCGCCTCTCTTGTTGTTGTCTGCCTCCGCCGTGCTTGTCGTCATTGCTCCCATGGTCACCCCTGCGTGCTATCGTGTTCATCGCCTCTCCAATTAATGTTTGGCTCAGCCGTGCTCGTTCTTGCGGATCACGTGCTCAATCGTGTGCGCTGCCGTGTTTATGGTCTCTCTGGTCATCATCTGCCTCCTCCGTTTCAGGTAAGAGAGAATGCGTCTTTTACCATCATTCAATTTTTGGTTCTTTTCTTTGGTTCTGTTTTACTCTGTGGTTCTCTTTTGTATAAAACGAATTAGATTAGTTCTGTTTTgaataaaagaaattatacaaGGAATTATATTGGTTCTATCTTGTATAAAAGGAATGATATTGGTTCTGTTTGATTGTTACCAAGGTTTAACGTCTAAGGAACGAATCAAAGAGGCTAGATACTATTGACTAAACGTTCCAATACCGaactaatttaaataatatttgctTTTATATCATATATATTACTAACAACATATGTTTTTTACAATTTAACACACCTCTCATAGCAAAGTACAGCTTTGATGTTTTCCTAGGAAGTTCCCTCCAAGGGTAGCCGTTGTCTCCCGGGTAGCCGTGTCTCCGTCTTCTCTCCCAAGAGTCTCTCTTTGTTGATTTttaatgtgaaaaagtgaaattgATAATTTTTGCTGATTTTGTGCTGCTGctctttctttgatttctgaaATTTTGGTAAACATTTGCTTGCTGCTGCTAACAGTGAAAATGAAATCATTATTGGAAATTTTGTTTAGGgattagggattacttgttgCTGCTTGTAATGTTTGTTGAAATTTCAAGTTTAGTGTGATTCGGGATTACCTGTTGCCGTTGAAATTTCAGGTTTAGTGTGATTAGGGATTAGTTATTGCTGTTTGGTACTTGCTGCTgctgttttagtgtttttttagCTTGACTCaactgtttttgaatttttgttgatagatttatcgattttagtatttagggtgattatttgttgctgtattttaattttagttgctGATTGGTCGTGATTTCTGGCTCTTTTTAGTATATTGTGCTGATTGTAAGTGATTTCTGGCTGTGTGAATGTTCTTATGTCTAGCTCTGTGAgtgttgttttatttttgttttaagtcCCTATTCTGTGCTCAGTTTTGATTTTGTAGGAAATTATTTGACGTATATAAGAATTAAGAAGGAAGATTATCCCAACAGCTACTCTGTTGATTGATTCAAGTCCCCCACAAGCTTGAAGAGAGGAACCCTTTTTCATTGGTTTGTTTATGGCATTGCATTAAAATATTAGCGTAGTTTGTTTGTTTATTCATTGAACTTCCACAAACTCACTTGTTTATGATCCCCTTTTGTACAGAATAAACAATTCTTGAGTCTTGCTTAGCTTTATGTCATGTGGATTATGTGCTGTTAAGTTGAACAAGCTTAAGATTTCTTCTTTAATGTAGTATATGCAGGCTAATTTTGAATTGGTATAATTATACCACAGAGCTATAGTTATACCACAAAGCTATAATTATAACCCGTTTATTTCTTtgtcttttttatatatatatatggaacgaattattattttttcactGCCATGTGTAGAAATAATTATTTTAGAATCCTAGCTATTAGTATGTAGCTAGCTTCTTTAGTTTTTTCCATTTCAATTATAATCCATTAATGTTGAATAAAATGAAGTAGCTAAGTATGAAAATAATTGCGTTATAATTTGGTTGTAACGAAGGAAGATTCGGGTTTTAAAATTAATCAGTCACAAATATAAATAACGATTACAAGAATTTATTTTCATAAACACGATAAAAATGGATAAATTTAAGGTTTGAGTAGAACAAAAATGTATTTTCATTTTTctactttaatttctttttataattttagaaacaAGAAGTaacaaaataatattattttcttaataagTAGGAGAAAATTGTCAtgattttattttgctttatttatttACAAATTTATCACTTATAGTTTGAAATAATATTTGTATGGGATGGTTGTTGAAATAATGTTTGTATGAGATGGTTGTTGAAATAATTAATGGAAATGACATTACTTCATTATAAAAAAATGTGttgttaaattaaattaaactaaaatttcaTACGGTGCATAGAAATAGAATAAAATTGCGAAAAGTAACGAAGCAATACATTTCTATTTAAGAAGTCATTTAAAGAAATTCGCAAGAAGTACATACTAACTCTAACAAATAAATACGCACTAACCAAAGTATTATACTCTATCTACATTAATTATATGAACTGTGCATACACGACCTAACTTGGTTCATTTATCTTTTTAAAGACATGACACATTAAGATATAATACTTGTgtcttattttttatgtttttgtttcAATGTAATCAAACATATTTATGTTCTATGGTATCTAGGGATGCTAACTCAATGCAACCTTAAACGTGGTTGCTATATTTATTATCACTTAATTgtaagataaaacaaaaaatagtTAGTTTGATAATAGAACAAAGATTATATTAAAATCTAGGAAAAAAGACAGATAGGTCCCTGACTTTTCAACTTTTTGACAAATATATCCCtgataaaatttaaatacaaaaaaatccaTGACTTTAATAAACAGAGGACAATTTAGTCATTCCATCTATTTGCCTCTCATACACCAAACGGAACTGGCTGACGTGGCTGAAATGGTGTCCAGTGTccgtaaaagtagtttgattttataaatcttttgtgtcaTGCATAATTTATACTGTTAGAACAAAGTgaactataatttaaaaaaaaaattattctcgtAATGTTATTATGGACAAAAATACTAgttctaatataatacacaaatgcaCTAATGCTAACTTAATACATGAATGATGCACAAATGAACTAATGCTAACTTGATGTATAAATGAATTGATGCTAACTAATGCCACTGGTATGATGAAAACTGAACTAATGCAATTTAACaaattctaatataatacacaaataCACTAAAactgaattaatgcaatttaagaaAAAAAGTAGAAACAGAACAAGCTCAATTTCTGcaattttaatacaaataatttaaattgcagaatacAACAAGTTAACTAGATTTCAAAATACAAgcataattttataaactaaattctcataatagaagcataatagaagtataatgaaaaaaaaaatttaaggacctatttgtccttcaaactttatttgcaaaatgacgtcaaggacttatttgtccttcgaactttattccCCTTCCAGCGTGGCACCGTAACGGACACCTGGACACCGTTTCAGTCACGTCAGCCAGTTCCGTTTGGTGTATGAGAGGCAAATAGATGGAAGGACTAAATTGTCCTCCGTTTGTTAAAGTCAGggacttttttgtatttaaattttgtcaggGATGTATTTGTCAAAAAGTTAAAAAGTCAGGGACCTATCTGTCTTTTTCCCAAAAATCTAAGAATAACGTAAGTGTTTGCAGATTAAATGATACAGGATGATAGTTATAATCATGTGTTCAAAGTATATACATATATTGgtgaattaatattaattaatttgacAATAAACAACACTCTAATTTTGGTAATTAAAAAGGACTTTTGTACCTAACATATATTGGTGAATTATATTAGGTGTATAAATTCTTATCCTCTTGGATGGGGAAGTATCTTGCAAATCTCTttggagaaaaagagaaaaagcaaaaaCGAAAGAACATAGCTGTTATAAAACTCTTTGTTAACCATGTGTGGCAAGTTGGAGATGATGTTAATGGTGACCAACCATTGCAGCACAGAGTCACCCTTCAGAATGTGGATAGCACTGAGACAATTAACATCACTTCTCCCGATGGCCAAAGCTATGGTCAGAACCGGAGTTTCCTTAGATCAGTAAGTTTCTTATCACCTTTATATTCCGAGGTGGCTACTGATGTCTTCATGTGAAAATCATAACTAAGATGTTGCATTGTATTATGTTAGATAATTTAGTTAGACATATCAAATCATCTAATGATTCTCAGCTGTTATCTTTACATAAAGACATCTCCGTATATGTTCAAATAATacaattgatataaagtttaagATGATTTGATTTATAACTAATTTTTTTCCCTTCTAAATTTACATACATATCTTTGCATGATGGATTcttcaaatttataattaatgttgcttttttttttcttcttaagaCCTACAAGTGTATTCATATCATGAACCTTACTTTTTTATTTCATATACCTCATTATTTGTATATTTATACCCAGTTAGCATGCATCATCATCAATAAACAATAGTAATGGGTATTATATATTGAGAATAAATTCTTTGCTTGTGTGCTTTGTAGAGACATacaatacatatatacataagtaATGTTTTTTGTGGTTGGAATTGAATGAATTAGTCAGGTGCATGGAGTTCTAAACATCATAGGGTGGGGAACACTACTACCAATTGGAGTAATAATAGCTCGGTACTTTAGAGTGTTTCCATTTATTTGGGACAAAGTTTGGTTCAATATCCACGTTGGTTTCCAATTAACTGGTTTTCTAATTGGCACTGCAGGTTGGGCTATTGGTCTTAGTCTTGGAAGATCTTCAGAGTATTACACCTTCCACACTCATCGAACCTTTGACATTCTCATTTTCACATTTAGCACAATCCAAGtaatattcttcttcttctctctttttgtcTATAGTTTGATTTCTACAATTTATATCTTAATAAAGTCATGCATGCACATATATAGTTGTATGCAAGATGAAGCTAATTTTTATGCAGATTTAACCAATAAAATTTCAGGATAATAATATATTATAGTAAATAGTTATGACATTAGTAGTTAATTATTTAGGGTGATTTGAGGCTTCGATTTACAGACAATAAAATGAAATATTAAGACAAAcgatttaaattatttttattgtctCTATTTTATCTGTTTAGATATTGTTATTATACAAAAATATGGAGACATTTGCTAcaaaaactagtttaattatgaTAAACTAAGTTAGACACACTATGTgattggaaaagaaaaaataacaaaaaagatgaaaaaaaaaagaataaaaaaggtaAAAGGTGGAAGTGGTGTGTATGAACATTCTAATTTGGAATTTTCTTTAAATATATTTTTGCAATATTCACTCctcttttataaaataaataaataaataatctagTCTGACAAGCTGTTACGTACTACCAAACCACCCCCTCCCCGAATTTGGCAGTACAAGTTTGGCGGGTTTAAAATACCTGCCTTTTGAGGGATTTAGCGGACCGGCCTGACAAATTTGGCTCATTTTGCCACATTTAGGCGCGCACACATACAGTTAATCAGTTACCCTTTGTCTTTGTCTCAACCCTGTATTTTTGTATTGAAGCATGCATACTAATGTAGTGTAGTGAATTTTGTGCATTTTCAGATGTTGTCATTTCGGTTAAAGCCAAAGATTACTGATAATTATAGAAAATACTGGAATATGTACCATCATTTTCTTGGCTATGGACTACTTGCAATCATAGTCATAAACATATTCAAAGGGATTTCAATGTTGAAAGGAGGAGTTGGATGGAAATGGGCATACATTGGAATCATTGCGTTTTTGGGTGCCATTATACTCACTTTTGAGATTGTCACATGGCTACGTTTCATGTTGAAGCTACCAGCAATCTCAATTCCACCAAAAGAAAACAAGACTAATAATAATCCCACACAAAACAAACAGTAGCCATGCATGTACACAAGAGGCTGCAAAAATCTTGCTTTCATAATgtgttctttttttcttttttcccatTTTACAATTGAAATTAgaagttgttttttttttcttcttattatttTTGGGTTTTGTGGAAAATAAGGAAGCATTACCCTGATATTTGTATGTgacaataatatattttttaaatcttatATATCAATGATAATCTATGTGTCTTATGTCAGAAGGAGATAGAATCGGTGGAACATTTATTTCTATACTGTGAGCTAACATGGCATGTGTGGTGCAGTTGGTTGAGGTCTCTTGGGGAGGTGTGGCCTATTCCTGAAACCATTAGGAAAAAAAGAGGGTATTAAATATGCATTAAATTTAATAGATTGATTTATGTTGAAGAATCCACCCATCCAAACTTTTGtatatcaaaaaaatttttttagagtagtgctagggagccaatggcctaaataaaatgaacatcacctgataccagggataataaacatctcatgttataaaaaattaattttgggtTCACCAAGGTTCAAATTCTTGACCTTGCGgatctagaactctaataccatgtcttGAAACCACTCATCCTAAAAGTGTAACCTGACAgaacaatgtaacactaataatcatatctctaatactttctaaaTCTTCGTTGTATACATTATACGCTTAGGTCATTGGCTCCTtatactttctcttttttttatggtGTAATACTTCTTTTGAGTAAAATCCTAAAAAAGGTaaagagaatgagagaaggagagagcgggAACGAGTGTTTGAGGGCGAAACACAGTGAGCATGGCGGCCATGCCGTcggaagagataagggggagagtgtGGGTGGGGGTGCATCTGGTGTCAAGGAGGGTTTTTCACGAGGGGGTTTTTCAAATCCTACAAAGATCTCCTTTAGAGATAAAGTCATTGGTCCAGAGAAATCGAAGGCGTTTGCACTTGCAGGATCTCTATCTGGGGATAGTATAGCCACGGTGGTGGGCAAGCAGGGCGATTCCCAAcctccatgtgtaaacttcactGAAGAAGCCAAGCTTTGTTTGGCAGAGCCTTATCGAGAAGCTTTAGTGATTAAGGTTCTTGATAAAAATTATAGTTACACAGCTCTTTCACACAAGCTTCGGATGGTTTGGCGCATCAAAGGTGGCTTTGATCTGCTTGATGTGGGGTTTGGGTACTTCATGGTAAAATTCGATGCATGTGAAGATCGTGAGAAGGTCATGCTTGGTGGTCCGTGGTTGATTGAGGGGCACTATGTTGCTGTAAAACCGTGGGATATAAATTTTTGGCCATGTGAGCAATCCTTTGGGTCTACGCTTGTATGGGTTCGGATTTCGGGGCTCCCAATCTGGTGCTATCAAGAACAGGCCATGATgcgtattgcttctgcaataggAGTTTGATTCCGATGCCACCAAGCCACGGGTCGGTACAAAGGCAGTGCCACATCCTGAGACCAAAAGTCACAATTCAAATGAAGTAGAACCTAATGTGGTAGGTGGCGTTACTGGCGAGAATCCTGCATCGAATTTGCAAGAAGATTTGGAGGCTAATAATTTGGAAGGAAATAATGTTGAGGAGGCTTGCATGCATGATGAACCAGGCTGGGAGCAAGTTGTCAGGAAAGGTAAAACCAAGCTGGGTCAGAAGCAATCTAACAAGGTCCAAAGAAGCATTCAATCCAGAATCGATTCGGATAGAGTAATCAGACCCACCATTCACTTCTCTCACACGAATGGATCAAGCTCCTATCGTGCTAGGGTCGGGTCACGAGTCAAGGTCAGACACAGCGCTTCCCGTGTTGGTGAGACGTCGATCTCCTCAACCCGACACACCCCAGTGCCTTGCGGGTCCTCTCTCCGGAAACGACCAAGGCCGGGGTCCCTACAGAGCTCGCCAGTTGAGAAGAATGGAGGCACGGTGGTGGAAGCATCATCATGTCTTCCTACAACCGTGAAGGAGGGTGTTACCGTGGCGGTTCCATTGGAGAAGGAAGGCGCATTGCCGGCTGTTACTNNNNNNNNNNNNNNNNNNNNNNNNNNNNNNNNNNNNNNNNNNNNNNNNNNNNNNNNNNNNNNNNNNNNNNNNNNNNNNNNNNNNNNNNNNNNNNNNNNNNNNNNNNNNNNNNNNNNNNNNNNNNNNNNNNNNNNNNNNNNNNNNNNNNNNNNNNNNNNNNNNNNNNNNNNNNNNNNNNNNNNNNNNNNNNNNNNNNNNNNNNNNNNNNNNNNNNNNNNNNNNNNNNNNNNNNNNNNNNNNNNNNNNNNNNNNNNNNNNNNNNNNNNNNNNNNNNNNNNNNNNNNNNNNNNNNNNNNNNNNNNNNNNNNNNNNNNNNNNNNNNNNNNNNNNNNNNNNNNNNNNNNNNNNNNNNNNNNNNNNNNNNNNNNNNNNNNNNNNNNNNNNNNNNNNNNNNNNNNNNNNNNNNNNNNNNNNNNNNNNNNNNNNNNNNNNNNNNNNNNNNNNNNNNNNNNNNNNNNNNNNNNNNNNNNNNNNNNNNNNNNNNNNNNNNNNNNNNNNNNNNNNNNNNNNNNNNNNNNNNNNNNNNNNNNNNNNNNNNNNNNNNNNNNNNNNNNNNNNNNNNNNNNNNNNNNNNNNNNNNNNNNNNNNNNNNNNNNNNNNNNNNNNNNNNNNNNNNNNNNNNNNNNNNNNNNNNNNNNNNNNNNNNNNNNNNNNNNNNNNNNNNNNNNNNNNNNNNNNNNNNNNNNNNNNNNNNNNNNNNNNNNNNNNNNNNNNNNNNNNNNNNNNNNNNNNNNNNNNNNNNNNNNNNNNNNNNNNNNNNNNNNNNNNNNNNNNNNNNNNNNNNNNNNNNNNNNNNNNNNNNNNNNNNNNNNNNNNNNNNNNNNNNNNNNNNNNNNNNNNNNNNNNNNNNNNNNNNNNNNNNNNNNNNNNNNNNNNNNNNNNNNNNNNNNNNNNNNNNNNNNNNNNNNNNNNNNNNNNNNNNNNNNNNNNNNNNNNNNNNNNNNNNNNNNNNNNNNNNNNNNNNNNNNNNNNNNNNNNNNNNNNNNNNNNNNNNNNNNNNNNNNNNNNNNNNNNNNNNNNNNNNNNNNNNNNNNNNNNNNNNNNNNNNNNNNNNNNNNNNNNNNNNNNNNNNNNNNNNNNNNNNNNNNNNNNNNNNNNNNNNNNNNNNNNNNNNNNNNNNNNNNNNNNNNNNNNNNNNNNNNNNNNNNNNNNNNNNNNNNNNNNNNNNNNNNNNNNNNNNNNNNNNNNNNNNNNNNNNNNNNNNNNNNNNNNNNNNNNNNNNNNNNNNNNNNNNNNNNNNNNNNNNNNNNNNNNNNNNNNNNNNNNNNNNNNNNNNNNNNNNNNNNNNNNNNNNNNNNNNNNNNNNNNNNNNNNNNNNNNNNNNNNNNNNNNNNNNNNNNNNNNNNNNNNNNNNNNNNNNNNNNNNNNNNNNNNNNNNNNNNNNNNNNNNNNNNNNNNNNNNNNNNNNNNNNNNNNNNNNNNNNNNNNNNNNNNNNNNNNNNNNNNNNNNNNNNNNNNNNNNNNNNNNNNNNNNNNNNNNNNNNNNNNNNNNNNNNNNNNNNNNNNNNNNNNNNNNNNNNNNNNNNNNNNNNNNNNNNNNNNNNNNNNNNNNNNNNNNNNNNNNNNNNNNNNNNNNNNNNNNNNNNNNNNNNNNNNNNNNNNNNNNNNNNNNNNNNNNNNNNNNNNNNNNNNNNNNNNNNNNNNNNNNNNNNNNNNNNNNNNNNNNNNNNNNNNNNNNNNNNNNNNNNNNNNNNNNNNNNNNNNNNNNNNNNNNNNNNNNNNNNNNNNNNNNNNNNNNNNNNNNNNNNNNNNNNNNNNNNNNNNNNNNNNNNNNNNNNNNNNNNNNNNNNNNNNNNNNNNNNNNNNNNNNNNNNNNNNNNNNNNNNNNNNNNNNNNNNNNNNNNNNNNNNNNNNNNNNNNNNNNNNNNNNNNNNNNNNNNNNNNNNNNNNNNNNNNNNNNNNNNNNNNNNNNNNNNNNNNNNNNNNNNNNNNNNNNNNNNNNNNNNNNNNNNNNNNNNNNNNNNNNNNNNNNNNNNNNNNNNNNNNNNNNGTTTtctaaatggagaagagaggggcgactgtgtcaggagatggattatgttcacatttctgattcggatCTCAGGATCTTAGACCTTTGGTCATCTAGACAGTGGAACCTTGAGAATATCTATTCTCCTCTGAATCAGTCTCTGCAGAGCAACATTAATTCTTACAACCCAGATGTTCAAGCTGGTTCAGAGGTCGGTTGGTGTTGGACTAGTGCGGCCTCAAAGGTTTATAATGCTCATAGTGGTTATTTATGGCTCAGTaagaagatgtttagttgggaggataggggtaattggctttggctttggcgtcNNNNNNNNNNNNNNNNNNNNNNNNNNNNNNNNNNNNNNNNNNNNNNNNNNNNNNNNNNNNNNNNNNNNNNNNNNNNNNNNNNNNNNNNNNNNNNNNNNNNNNNNNNNNNNNNNNNNNNNNNNNNNNNNNNNNNNNNNNNNNNNNNNNNNNNNNNNNNNNNNNNNNNNNNNNNNNNNNNNNNNNNNNNNNNNNNNNNNNNNNNNNNNNNNNNNNNNNNNNNNNNNNNNNNNNNNNNNNNNNNNNNNNNNNNNNNNNNNNNNNNNNNNNNNNNNNNNNNNNNNNNNNNNNNNNNNNNNNNNNNNNNNNNNNNNNNNNNNNNNNNNNNNNNNNNNNNNNNNNNNNNNNNNNNNNNNNNNNNNNNNNNNNNNNNNNNNNNNNNNNNNNNNNNNNNNNNNNNNNNNNNNNNNNNNNNNNNNNNNNNNNNNNNNNNNNNNNNNNNNNNNNNNNNNNNNNNNNNNNNNNNNNNNNNNNNNNNNNNNNNNNNNNNNNNNNNNNNNNNNNNNNNNNNNNNNNNNNNNNNNNNNNNNNNNNNNNNNNNNNNNNNNNNNNNNNNNNNNNNNNNNNNNNNNNNNNNNNNNNNNNNNNNNNNNNNNNNNNNNNNNNNNNNNNNNNNNNNNNNNNNNNNNNNNNNNNNNNNNNNNNNNNNNNNNNNNNNNNNNNNNNNNNNNNNNNNNNNNNNNNNNNNNNNNNNNNNNNNNNNNNNNNNNNNNNNNNNNNNNNNNNNNNNNNNNNNNNNNNNNNNNNNNNNNNNNNNNNNNNNNNNNNNNNNNNNNNNNNNNNNNNNNNNNNNNNNNNNNNNNNNNNNNNNNNNNNNNNNNNNNNNNNNNNNNNNNNNNNNNNNNNNNNNNNNNNNNNNNNNNNNNNNNNNNNNNNNNNNNNNNNNNNNNNNNNNNNNNNNNNNNNNNNNNNNNNNNNNNNNNNNNNNNNNNNNNNNNNNNNNNNNNNNNNNNNNNNNNNNNNNNNNNNNNNNNNNNNNNNNNNNNNNNNNNNNNNNNNNNNNNNNNNNNNNNNNNNNNNNNNNNNNNNNNNNNNNNNNNNNNNNNNNNNNNNNNNNNNNNNNNNNNNNNNNNNNNNNNNNNNNNNNNNNNNNNNNNNNNNNNNNNNNNNNNNNNNNNNNNNNNNNNNNNNNNNNNNNNNNNNNNNNNNNNNNNNNNNNNNNNNNNNNNNNNNNNNNNNNNNNNNNNNNNNNNNNNNNNNNNNNNNNNNNNNNNNNNNNNNNNNNNNNNNNNNNNNNNNNNNNNNNNNNNNNNNNNNNNNNNNNNNNNNNNNNNNNNNNNNNNNNNNNNNNNNNNNNNNNNNNNNNNNNNNNNNNNNNNNNNNNNNNNNNNNNNNNNNNNNNNNNNNNNNNNNNNNNNNNNNNNNNNNNNNNNNNNNNNNNNNNNNNNNNNNNNNNN includes:
- the LOC107606429 gene encoding cytochrome b561 and DOMON domain-containing protein At5g35735-like; amino-acid sequence: MGKYLANLFGEKEKKQKRKNIAVIKLFVNHVWQVGDDVNGDQPLQHRVTLQNVDSTETINITSPDGQSYGQNRSFLRSVHGVLNIIGWGTLLPIGVIIARYFRVFPFIWDKVWFNIHVGFQLTGFLIGTAGWAIGLSLGRSSEYYTFHTHRTFDILIFTFSTIQMLSFRLKPKITDNYRKYWNMYHHFLGYGLLAIIVINIFKGISMLKGGVGWKWAYIGIIAFLGAIILTFEIVTWLRFMLKLPAISIPPKENKTNNNPTQNKQ